ACGATCACATTGGTGGTGGCGGCCAGGCCGCGCTGCTGCAGGCCGTCGAGCACCTGGCCGACGATCAGGTCGGCGCGCGCGATGGCGTCGGCGTACTGCTTCGATCCGGGGCCGTAGTGGTGGCCGGCCTTGTCCACGTGCTCCATGTACAGCGTGGTCAGGCGAGGTGCATCGGCGTCGGTCTGGGCCAGCCAATCGAGCACGATGCCGGCGCGCTGCTCCAGAGGTTCCTTGCCGTCGTAGACGCGCCACTGGCTTGGGCGCACACCGCGGATTTCCGATTCACTGCCCGGCCATGACGTGGTGGCCGTGCGCACGCCGGCGTTCTCGGCGCCGACCCAGATCGGTTCGCCGCCCCACCATGCACTGGTGGTGACTGCCTCGCGATTGCCCAGCTCAAAACGGCCAAGTACTTCATCGTCCATGCTGTTGTTGACGATGCCGTGGTGGTCCGGGCGCAGGCCGGTGACGATGGTGTAGTGGTTGGGGAAGGTCAGCGAAGGGTAGGACGGTGTCATCCAGCGGGCGCGCACGCCGCCGTCGATCATCCGCTGCAGGTTCGGGGTGAGCCCGCGGTCCAGCGCATCGGCGCGCAGGCCATCGATGGAGATCAGCAACAGCTTCGGCGGTGCAGCCGCAGCGACGGACGTGGGAACGGAGGCGGAAGGGGCGGGCGCGGTGGTGCAGGCAGCCAATGGCAGCAGCAGCGCCAGCGAACAGGTCAGGCGTACGGAAGTCATCCGTGCATGATAAGCCGGTGCAATGACGTACCAAAGACACGCTGCGGCGAAGGGCACAGCGTGTCCGCGCACTTTTCCTTATCCCCCCGCCATCGGCGCGCCCCCTTGAACAACAAGGGAGCCTTTCTCCAGACATATTCCTGATGCCTCCATCCACGCATGGCGTGGATCTACCGTGTTGACCAAGGTCGACACCTACCAGCGGCCGCGCAGTACGCCGTCCCGGCAGATGGCAGGAGCCTGTCGAAGGCGGGGTGGGTCCGGTTGCGGGGGTGTCCGCGGCATGGATGCCGCGGCCAAGCCCCCAACGACGGGTTTACGGCGTCCCCCGCAACCGGACCCACCACGCCATCCCACGGAATGCTGCTGTTGTTTCGGCTGTTGTTTCGGCTGTTGCTTCGGCTGTTGCCGTTGCCTCTGCGGGGGCCGGGCGCAGCCCGGCCAGCCCTCTCAGGCGAACAGCGGGGCCTGGCGTTGTTCCAGCCGCAGCAGCGCGGCCTTGGTTTCCAGGCCGCCGCCAAAGCCGGTCAGCGCGCCGTTGCTGCCGATCACGCGATGGCAGGGCAGGATGATCGGCAGCGGATTGCGGCCATTGGCCGCGCCCACCGCACGGGTCGCGCTGGGCTGGCCCAGGTGTTGCGCCAACTGCAGATAGCTCCAGGTCTGGCCGAACGGAATCAACGCCAGCGCCTGCCACACGCGTAGCTGGAACGGCGTGCCACGCGGCGCCAGTTCAAGGTCGAAGCTGTTGCGC
The sequence above is a segment of the Stenotrophomonas maltophilia genome. Coding sequences within it:
- a CDS encoding ectonucleotide pyrophosphatase/phosphodiesterase; protein product: MTSVRLTCSLALLLPLAACTTAPAPSASVPTSVAAAAPPKLLLISIDGLRADALDRGLTPNLQRMIDGGVRARWMTPSYPSLTFPNHYTIVTGLRPDHHGIVNNSMDDEVLGRFELGNREAVTTSAWWGGEPIWVGAENAGVRTATTSWPGSESEIRGVRPSQWRVYDGKEPLEQRAGIVLDWLAQTDADAPRLTTLYMEHVDKAGHHYGPGSKQYADAIARADLIVGQVLDGLQQRGLAATTNVIVVSDHGMASVADGHVIATESMADPAIARNVSQGQSVGFAPVAGREAEAERALLGRHAHYECWKKENLPARWHYGTHPRVPAIVCAMDEGWDALHREKIAKRSKQDRGSHGYDNALPSMRAVFVASGPSFRQGLVIDGFDNVDVYPLLAQLLQVPAAPNDGNAETLQKALR
- a CDS encoding methylated-DNA--[protein]-cysteine S-methyltransferase, translating into MTLLFDRFDSPIGVLTIAGDERGLSHVLFPENRHPARGRDDWHYAPDALPEAREQLLQFLHGERNSFDLELAPRGTPFQLRVWQALALIPFGQTWSYLQLAQHLGQPSATRAVGAANGRNPLPIILPCHRVIGSNGALTGFGGGLETKAALLRLEQRQAPLFA